A single window of Microbispora hainanensis DNA harbors:
- a CDS encoding SAF domain-containing protein: MVRTRTRDTVTPLPLPRRRRSPMFLLVLVFIGAGVLAGQYAYTELDRRSPVLMVARDVPIGQVITADDLASVQISADPQIATVPAGRLPETIGRVAAADLTAGALLAETQTTDAMTPGPGQQLVPLALKPGQLPARGLRAGDRVLVAAELADPGQETRAVTKDLAAVVDRVGEADPDGVRVVDLLVGPGAGGFIAREAMGGHIALILTSRRDAA; the protein is encoded by the coding sequence ATGGTGCGCACGCGTACGCGCGATACGGTCACGCCGCTTCCCCTGCCGAGGCGGCGCCGGTCGCCGATGTTCCTGCTCGTCTTGGTCTTCATCGGGGCGGGCGTGCTGGCCGGGCAGTACGCCTACACCGAACTCGACCGGCGCAGCCCCGTGCTGATGGTCGCCCGGGACGTCCCGATCGGCCAGGTGATCACCGCCGACGACCTGGCCTCGGTACAGATCTCGGCGGACCCCCAGATCGCCACCGTCCCGGCGGGGCGGCTGCCGGAGACAATCGGCCGGGTCGCGGCCGCCGACCTGACGGCCGGCGCGCTCCTGGCGGAGACGCAGACGACGGACGCGATGACGCCGGGCCCCGGTCAGCAGCTGGTGCCGCTCGCGCTCAAGCCGGGTCAGCTTCCAGCCCGGGGCCTGCGTGCCGGCGACCGCGTCCTGGTCGCCGCCGAACTGGCCGACCCCGGGCAGGAAACCAGGGCCGTGACGAAGGACTTGGCCGCCGTCGTCGATCGGGTGGGGGAGGCAGACCCCGACGGGGTGCGAGTCGTCGACCTGCTGGTCGGCCCCGGGGCCGGCGGCTTCATCGCGCGGGAGGCCATGGGTGGCCACATCGCCCTCATCCTCACCTCCCGCAGGGACGCGGCGTGA
- a CDS encoding CpaF family protein, whose protein sequence is MSEHPLWLAEDLPAAPAARPAGPGSLPPIPGIPTPTDDGLDDVAFRAAVGDISARVADALEGAAGREEAVQLIDAATAAWSRERLTDGVVISPGTHARLVRAVEDERYGLGALQSLIADAAVQNIDINGCREVWVTYADGRKVRGPAVAGSDEELIQRIRMWGVHGGQTSREFSTVTPVLNAALKERVRLSAVMAITPRPHVSIRCHRHVDVTLTDLVELGTLEAGQASFLASAVRARKDILVTGGVNAGKTTMLRALAAEIDPDERIATLESEYELYLDQLPHRHRDVVAFESRQANSEGHGQITLDAAIKHSLRMNPVRIIVGEVRADEAWSMLQAMNSGQEGSLCTIHANSAEKVFPRLLMLCRSGGLVLDSEDIHGLVGMAVDFVVHLRRDVRTNRRYVTEVLEVLPPADTPTPARNHIYRPGPDGRAIPATSPQCLDDLVAAGFDPAVLWRAS, encoded by the coding sequence ATGAGTGAGCACCCGCTGTGGCTGGCCGAGGACCTTCCCGCTGCCCCCGCCGCCCGCCCGGCCGGGCCGGGAAGCCTGCCGCCGATCCCCGGCATCCCCACCCCGACCGACGACGGCCTCGACGACGTGGCGTTCCGTGCGGCGGTCGGCGACATCAGCGCCCGCGTGGCCGACGCCCTGGAAGGGGCGGCCGGCCGGGAGGAGGCCGTCCAGCTCATCGACGCCGCAACCGCCGCCTGGTCCCGAGAGCGACTCACCGACGGCGTCGTCATCTCACCCGGGACGCACGCCCGTCTGGTCCGCGCGGTCGAGGACGAGCGCTACGGCCTGGGCGCGCTGCAATCGCTTATCGCCGATGCGGCGGTGCAGAACATCGACATCAACGGCTGCCGCGAGGTCTGGGTCACCTACGCCGACGGGCGCAAGGTACGCGGTCCGGCGGTCGCCGGCAGCGACGAGGAACTCATTCAGCGGATCCGCATGTGGGGCGTCCACGGCGGCCAGACCTCCCGGGAGTTCTCCACCGTCACCCCCGTGCTCAACGCCGCCTTGAAGGAGCGGGTGCGGCTGTCGGCGGTCATGGCGATCACACCGCGCCCGCACGTGTCGATCCGCTGCCACCGGCACGTCGACGTCACCCTGACCGACCTGGTCGAGCTCGGCACTCTCGAGGCCGGGCAGGCGTCGTTTCTCGCCTCGGCGGTGCGGGCGCGTAAGGACATCCTGGTCACCGGCGGGGTCAACGCCGGGAAGACCACGATGCTGCGGGCCCTGGCCGCCGAGATCGACCCCGACGAGCGGATCGCCACGCTGGAAAGCGAGTACGAGCTCTACCTGGACCAGCTGCCGCACCGGCACCGCGACGTGGTGGCCTTCGAGTCACGCCAAGCCAACAGCGAAGGCCACGGCCAGATCACCCTTGATGCGGCGATCAAACACTCGCTGCGGATGAACCCGGTGCGGATCATCGTCGGCGAGGTCCGCGCCGACGAGGCGTGGTCGATGTTGCAGGCCATGAACTCGGGCCAGGAAGGCTCGCTGTGCACCATCCACGCCAACTCCGCCGAGAAGGTCTTCCCCCGCCTGCTCATGCTGTGCCGCTCCGGCGGCCTCGTGCTGGATTCCGAGGACATCCACGGGCTGGTTGGCATGGCCGTCGACTTCGTCGTCCACCTGCGCCGCGACGTGCGCACCAACCGCCGCTACGTCACCGAGGTGCTGGAGGTGCTGCCGCCCGCCGACACGCCGACGCCCGCGCGCAACCACATCTACCGCCCCGGCCCCGACGGGCGTGCGATCCCGGCGACCTCCCCGCAGTGCCTGGACGACCTGGTCGCCGCCGGGTTCGACCCCGCCGTGCTGTGGAGGGCGTCATGA
- a CDS encoding type II secretion system F family protein, giving the protein MTGALLAPLAGGLGAAGIVCLVLAVRGRAPAPPRPDGHLATLARAAGDVAVRRQAGAAILLGPAVFLLTGWPVAGLAAIGACFAVPRLTGGRGARSRIARLEGLEQWTRRLSDLLGAASGLEDALARSVEHPPEAIAAEVRDLGRKLAARADTEQALRAFAEALDDPVADLIAAALIRAASRRGAGVRQVLTNLAAMVAANVAARREVEAERARHRATVRWIMAFLFGYSGFAALNRDYVAPFGTTAGQIALAVVVACYAVGLWWLHRLGTARPPGRFLTGGVR; this is encoded by the coding sequence ATGACCGGCGCGCTGCTCGCGCCGCTGGCCGGCGGGCTGGGCGCGGCCGGGATCGTCTGCCTCGTGCTCGCCGTACGCGGCAGGGCCCCGGCGCCGCCCAGGCCGGACGGCCACCTGGCCACCCTTGCCCGCGCGGCCGGCGACGTCGCAGTGCGCCGGCAGGCCGGGGCAGCGATCCTGCTCGGCCCCGCGGTGTTCCTGCTGACCGGATGGCCCGTCGCCGGCCTCGCCGCCATCGGCGCCTGCTTCGCCGTGCCACGCCTGACGGGAGGGCGCGGCGCCCGCTCGCGCATCGCCCGCCTGGAAGGGCTGGAGCAGTGGACGCGGCGCCTTTCCGACCTGCTCGGCGCCGCCTCCGGGCTCGAGGACGCCCTGGCCCGCAGTGTCGAGCACCCGCCCGAGGCGATCGCCGCCGAAGTGCGCGACCTGGGCCGCAAACTCGCCGCCCGGGCGGACACCGAGCAGGCGCTGCGCGCCTTCGCCGAAGCCCTCGACGACCCGGTGGCCGACCTGATCGCCGCCGCGCTCATCCGCGCCGCGTCCCGGCGCGGCGCCGGCGTACGGCAGGTGCTGACCAATCTGGCGGCCATGGTCGCAGCCAACGTCGCCGCCCGGCGGGAGGTCGAAGCCGAACGTGCCCGCCACCGCGCCACCGTCCGCTGGATCATGGCCTTCCTGTTCGGCTACAGCGGCTTCGCCGCGTTGAACAGGGACTACGTGGCCCCGTTCGGCACCACCGCCGGACAAATAGCGCTTGCGGTCGTCGTCGCCTGCTACGCCGTCGGGCTGTGGTGGCTGCACCGCCTCGGCACCGCCCGCCCACCTGGCCGCTTCCTCACCGGGGGAGTGCGATGA
- a CDS encoding type II secretion system F family protein, translated as MNLFLLAGALIGFGLFLLVRELRPAPPRLEEAVARLRADYVPPDTSGDLAQRLGRLMATHLGSLPCPHRDLALLGRPVERFLATKLGLAVLGLLLPAGIAALIAATGSTPGVALPAGASLLGGVVLFFAPDLTVRSEAARRRADFRHAITGYLDLVALERSAGAGPVDALEKAASVSDGWAFARITAVLELARRNQRPAWEGLARLGEQVGIAELTNLADIAALAGQEGARVLDTLISKAASMRGQALAAAKAEANGRTTAMVIPIALLGAAFLLLLTFPQIYRLAIAG; from the coding sequence ATGAACCTGTTCCTGCTGGCCGGGGCCCTGATCGGGTTCGGGCTGTTCCTGCTGGTGCGCGAGCTGCGGCCGGCCCCGCCCCGGCTGGAGGAGGCGGTCGCCCGCCTGCGCGCCGACTACGTCCCACCCGACACCAGCGGCGACCTGGCCCAGCGGCTCGGCCGCCTCATGGCCACCCACCTGGGGTCGCTGCCGTGCCCCCACCGCGACCTGGCGCTGCTCGGCCGCCCGGTCGAACGCTTCCTCGCCACCAAGCTCGGCCTGGCCGTGCTCGGCCTGCTGCTGCCCGCCGGGATCGCCGCGCTGATAGCGGCCACAGGTAGCACCCCCGGCGTGGCGCTGCCCGCCGGAGCGTCCCTGCTCGGCGGGGTGGTGCTGTTCTTCGCCCCCGACCTGACCGTGCGGTCCGAGGCCGCCCGCCGACGGGCCGACTTCCGGCACGCCATCACCGGCTACCTCGACCTGGTGGCCCTGGAACGCAGCGCCGGCGCCGGACCCGTCGACGCCCTGGAAAAGGCCGCCTCGGTCAGCGACGGCTGGGCGTTCGCCCGCATCACCGCCGTGCTGGAGCTGGCCCGCCGGAACCAGCGGCCCGCCTGGGAAGGACTTGCCCGGCTGGGCGAGCAGGTCGGCATCGCCGAGCTCACCAACCTGGCTGACATCGCCGCCCTCGCCGGGCAGGAAGGCGCCCGCGTCCTGGACACCCTCATCAGCAAGGCCGCCTCCATGCGCGGCCAGGCCCTGGCCGCCGCCAAAGCCGAGGCCAACGGCCGCACCACCGCCATGGTCATCCCCATCGCCCTGCTCGGCGCGGCCTTCCTGCTGCTTTTGACCTTCCCCCAGATCTACCGGCTGGCCATCGCCGGCTGA
- a CDS encoding TadE/TadG family type IV pilus assembly protein: MTTPDAADLRRSRRGVRCQVLRDRGAATLEMVILFPLLLLVVAAAVQAVFVYQAHSTAQAAAQEGVRAARTDGASRSAGPAAAVRFATRVGGAFLTHPDARAGGDAGTVEVVVTGRVPSFLPIAQWTVSEVARAPVERFIPADRP; the protein is encoded by the coding sequence GTGACCACTCCTGATGCCGCCGATTTGCGGCGTTCCCGCCGTGGCGTGCGGTGCCAGGTGCTGCGCGATCGCGGGGCGGCCACCTTGGAGATGGTCATCCTGTTCCCGCTGCTGCTCCTGGTCGTGGCCGCGGCGGTCCAGGCCGTCTTCGTCTACCAGGCCCACTCCACCGCCCAGGCGGCCGCGCAGGAAGGCGTCCGCGCGGCCCGCACCGACGGCGCCTCCCGCTCCGCCGGACCAGCCGCCGCGGTGCGCTTCGCTACCCGCGTCGGCGGCGCCTTCCTCACCCACCCCGACGCCCGGGCGGGCGGCGACGCCGGCACCGTCGAAGTCGTCGTCACCGGCCGGGTGCCGTCGTTCCTACCTATCGCTCAGTGGACCGTCTCGGAGGTCGCCCGCGCCCCGGTCGAACGCTTCATCCCCGCGGACCGCCCATGA
- a CDS encoding TadE/TadG family type IV pilus assembly protein, which translates to MSCRRTPQDGERGSATLELVVLAPALLALIALVVLTGRIATAYSAVESAARDAARRASIARAPAEARRAATTSAAAALRREGLRCAPSIAVDTSGFSRQVGTPAQVVARVTCTVQLGDLLPGLPGQKTVRASFASPIDPYRGRALGFADPGGSSAGNERAKTGGVRV; encoded by the coding sequence ATGAGCTGCCGACGCACGCCGCAGGACGGCGAGCGGGGAAGCGCAACGCTGGAACTGGTGGTCCTCGCCCCCGCACTGCTGGCACTCATCGCCCTGGTCGTCCTCACCGGGCGCATCGCCACCGCCTACAGTGCGGTCGAGTCGGCCGCTCGCGACGCCGCCCGGCGGGCGTCCATCGCCCGCGCCCCCGCCGAGGCCCGGCGCGCCGCCACAACCAGTGCCGCCGCCGCGCTCCGCCGCGAGGGCCTGCGCTGCGCCCCGTCGATCGCGGTGGACACCAGTGGATTCTCCCGGCAGGTCGGCACGCCTGCCCAGGTCGTCGCCCGCGTGACCTGCACCGTCCAGCTCGGCGACCTGCTGCCCGGACTGCCCGGCCAGAAGACGGTCCGCGCGTCCTTCGCCTCGCCCATCGACCCCTACCGGGGGAGAGCTCTGGGGTTCGCAGATCCTGGCGGTTCCTCAGCCGGCAACGAGCGTGCCAAGACGGGAGGCGTCCGTGTGTGA
- a CDS encoding pilus assembly protein TadG-related protein: protein MTRTRDRGSVTLFTAVAVFPLMLVLAGFLWDGTAKLRAGREAYNIAEEAARAGAGYVDRRAAYTDGRYIVDQVAALRAARSYLATTGHTGTAAPVGTHAIQVRVRVSEPTLFLALIGINDIAVTGSATARLVPGVEGELR from the coding sequence ATGACCAGGACACGCGACCGCGGGTCGGTCACGCTGTTTACCGCCGTGGCGGTGTTCCCGCTGATGCTGGTGCTCGCCGGCTTCCTGTGGGACGGCACCGCCAAGCTCCGCGCCGGCCGCGAGGCCTACAACATTGCGGAAGAGGCGGCCCGGGCTGGCGCCGGATACGTCGACCGCCGCGCCGCCTACACCGACGGCCGATACATCGTCGACCAGGTCGCCGCTCTGCGCGCCGCGCGCTCCTACCTCGCCACGACCGGCCACACCGGGACCGCCGCGCCGGTCGGCACCCACGCCATCCAGGTCCGCGTACGGGTGAGTGAACCCACCCTGTTCCTGGCCCTGATCGGCATCAACGACATCGCGGTGACCGGGTCGGCCACCGCCCGCCTCGTTCCCGGCGTGGAGGGAGAACTTCGATGA